One stretch of Pyrenophora tritici-repentis strain M4 chromosome 4, whole genome shotgun sequence DNA includes these proteins:
- a CDS encoding CypX, Cytochrome P450, with protein MWSIIAFLVLVVPLVYFVIRSIYCIFFHPLSAFPGPKLWAISRIPWNYVNLQGDLAWRIRDMHVQYNSPVVRVAPDELSYTTGTAWKKIYGSAPPREFLKCLDGRGIAPAVANGCRSIVTETPERHAILRRAIQPAFSERALRDQEDYFRDHTNKLIVQLRSPKYGTSKQNMARWFSLLSFDIVSDLAFGEPAGCLDRADQPWLDVMGARIKSIVWYQLAAHYHIEWILRWTAPKASMEARKRHQALTFQKLQRRIDEERSDKRQGKRRDFMSYILGNEIENLSNVDLFGMASALIVAGSNTAAYTMSALVFFTCRNPEIRSKLNDEVRSKFSSEDEITIVAAGELLYLRACIDETLRISPPNPSTLPRWVPQGGEEIEGKWIPGGMAVGVHNLAVCHAPWNWHRPLEFIPERWLQTKEGEFACDDRGASRPFSYGRHDCIGQNMAMNEIRLALAKVFWNFDISLEAKCEDWWITQKSYLVWEKKPLMVTLKSRQ; from the exons ATGTGGTCTATTATAGCCTTTCTTGTCTTGGTCGTT CCCCTCGTGTATTTCGTCATTCGCTCCATCTACTGCATCTTTTTCCATCCGCTATCCGCCTTTCCAGGCCCAAAACTCTGGGCTATTTCGCGCATTCCATGGAATTATGTCAACCTGCAAGGCGATCTGGCATGGCGCATTCGTGACATGCATGTACAATACAATAGCCCTGTGGTTCGTGTCGCTCCCGATGAGCTATCGTATACCACTGGCACTGCCTGGAAGAAGATTTATGGCTCTGCTCCGCCGCGCGAGTTTCTTAAATGTCTTGACGGCCGTGGCATTGCACCTGCAGTTGCCAACGGGTGCCGGAGCATCGTCACTGAGACGCCCGAACGGCACGCCATCCTCCGCCGCGCGATTCAACCGGCTTTCAGTGAGCGCGCGTTGCGCGACCAGGAAGACTACTTCAGGGATCACACCAACAAGCTAATTGTACAGTTGCGGAGCCCAAAGTATGGTACTAGCAAGCAGAATATGGCACGCTGGTTCAGTCTACTGAGTTTCGACATTGTAAGTGACCTAGCGTTTGGTGAACCGGCTGGCTGTCTGGACCGTGCCGACCAGCCCTGGCTGGACGTTATGGGGGCGCGTATCAAGTCTATTGTTTGGTACCAGCTCGCTGCGCACTACCACATTGAATGGATTCTTAGATGGACGGCGCCCAAGGCGTCCATGGAGGCGCGGAAGCGGCATCAAGCGTTGACTTTTCAGAAGCTACAGCGGCGCATCGACGAGGAGCGCAGCGACAAGCGCCAGGGGAAGAGGAGGGATTTCATGAGCTATATCCTTGGTAATGAAATTGAGAATCTGAGCAACGTTGACTTGTTTGGTATGGCGAGTGCGTTGATCGTGGCAGGTAGCAATACGGCTGCGTATACCATGAGTGCATTAGTCTTTTTTACTTGTCGGAATCCAGAAATTCGTTCAAAACTCAATGACGAGGTGCGAAGCAAGTTCTCGAGCGAGGATGAGATCACGATAGTTGCTGCTGGTGAGCTGTTGTACTTGAGGGCGTGTATCGACGAGACATTGCGCATATCACCTCCCAACCCATCAACATTACCACGATGGGTTCCACAGGGCGGAGAAGAGATAGAAGGTAAATGGATACCGGGAGGG ATGGCAGTAGGCGTGCACAATCTGGCAGTATGTCACGCTCCCTGGAACTGGCATCGACCGCTTGAATTTATCCCCGAGAGGTGGTTGCAGACAAAAGAAGGGGAGTTTGCTTGCGACGATCGGGGCGCATCTCGCCCTTTCTCCTATGGCAGACATGATTGTATCGGGCAGAA TATGGCAATGAACGAGATAAGACTGGCACTGGCCAAGGTCTTCTGGAACTTCGACATCTCATTGGAGGCCAAGTGCGAGGACTGGTGGATCACGCAAAAGTCTTATTTGGTTTGGGAGAAGAAGCCCCTCATGGTTACGTTGAAGTCTAGGCAGTAG